TGATCTTCAGAGGAGACAAATCGAAGATGTAGGGTGCCCTACTAAAGGTGGTGCCGAATGAAGTGACGGtcaatttcaatatgcttggTATGTTCATGGAAGATATCATTGTGAGCGATCTGGATGACACTctaattatcacaataaagaggGGAACTAGTTGTCTGAGGAACACCCATGTCTGTCAAAAGCTATTGTAACCACAAAAGTTCAGCTGTAGTATCAGCAAGGGCACGGTACTTAGCCTCAGTACTGGATCAGGCAACAACAATCTGCTCCGTACTACaccaagaaatgagagaaatCTCGAGTAAGAAACAATAACCTGTGGTGGAGCGACGATCGGTAGGGTCACCGACCCAGTCAGCATCAAAATTATATTTAcccatttgataaaaaaaaaaaaaaagagtggagCTTAAGAGATGAGAGCAAAGAAAAGTGAAGGCCATGAAACAAAGTCCCCGTGACATAGCGTAAGATGCGAAGAACGACAACATGGTGAGTAGAGCGAGATGCACTCATAAACTGGCTAACCAAGTGAACCGCATAGGAAATGTCTGGGTGGGTAATAGTGAGATAGATGAGACTACCAACCAATTGTCTATACAGAGTAGCATTTGGAAGAGATTCACCATCAGTAGTAAGAAGCCTAATATTAGGCTCAAGTAAAGAAGTGCTTGTTTTACTGTAAGTTAAGCCTGCTTTGGAAAACAAGTCAGACACATACTTGGCTTGAGAGAGATAATAACCATCTTAACTGGAAGTAACCTGAAGACCAAGAAACTAGTTAAACTGCCCTAAGTCCTTCGTCTCAAAATTCTGACTCAAAAAGTACTAAAGATCACGAATACCAGAGAGATCAATCAGTATTACATCCCAATTCAACCTGCCTATATGATTTAGAAAATATGTCCCAACAAAAGAGCCTCACTTGAACTCATGCTCACTAATAAATGTTTCCATGTAGAGCAGATCCATCATCAAAATACAATCTAGTATTTTAAGGTGCAACAAAAATACATTCCAATTAACAAATAACAAATTTCAACTTGTAACCAAATTACTTTGCAACAGAGGTAAACAAATTTCAATTACAGCCCATCTGCAACCCCATCAAAATCTAGAGACCCACTTGCCATTTTCAAATTCAGGAAATGGTATGAATTTGGTGATACCCTAGATgaaaccaaaataataataatggatacCACAATTCATAAAAATGAAACAACAATTCtgggaaataaaattttttgaccAACTTTtccattttataattaaaattctgcATGGCCTGTTAGCTGATTTAAGGATAAAAAATGGGAATACATGTAcgtaaaatggaaaatgaaatcACCAACTTCCTGATGAATATCCACGCATAAAACTGTGCCGTTAGGTAGCACTGCCGAAGCATGAAccatccaaaaaagaaaaaagaaaagggttCATGTTCACATTCATTATTCTAACACTTATTACAACATATGAAGTGGCCAGCATCAGCAACGCAGAGgacaaaaaaaaaaccctcaatCTCAATCTTTGGCATCTATCTTTTAAACATCACTGGTCCTGTAAACCGCTGACGCTAGACATACAAACATATTgctgaaattgggatggaaccTCCTAGCATTTCCTAGACTCCTGGGGCGACCATGCTTTGAAGAACATCTTTTTttaaggagggggggggggtgttcaaATACTTTATTGAAATCAGATTTGTACAGTAATTGACGAAGTTCTGGTGCTGTGCATGTGCAAGTAAGTACTCAAGGCAATGTTCTTCACAGAATTATATAATTCAAGAACTAGAGAACAATGGATTTGTTTCTTCAAATCGTTTCACATATGAAGAGGGGAAGCAGACGGTGTTGGATCAGAAGAGACAGGCCCTCCAATGTAGCCTGCATCAGCAGATCTCTTGGGATATTTGGGGCTATGGCTCGAATTGCTGGGATAACTTTGGACCTCTTCATTTTTAAGGTTGCCCGTGTCCTGAAGCTTCTCCAATGCTGTGACAACCTCATCCATGTTTGGCCGGAATTTGGGTTCTTTAGATAGGCATTGTATTGCAAGGGCAGCTGTCCTGAGAGCTCCACTCAATGAGTATTGGCCCTCAATACGGCTGTCGATAACAGTGAGAATTTTGCGTTTGCTGGTGAGGAGAGGCTTAGCCCATTCAACTAGGTTCTGCTCACCAGCTGGGCGGTTCTTGTCCACTGCTCTTCGACCAGTCAACATTTCAAGGAGAACAACCCCGAAGCTGTATACGTCGCTTTTGGCAGTTAAATGACCTTCCAAAAACACCAGAGAAAGAGAATGAAACAGGGATCAACAGGAGAAAATGAATCCAACTATCTTTAGTTCCAAGCTAAGAAAATTGGTTTGGTGTGCCATGACGCAacaactcccccccccccccccccactcccccaaaaaaaaaaacatcccaGCCCTTATACACACAGATCAAAGTTTTAGATCAGATGGGTGTTAAAAGCTAGAAATAGAAAAATCTTGGAACAGAGAGACTTACAAATTTGATCTTTTACACAAGTACTGGGATAGGAATGTAGCTGGGAAAGAACAGGAGAAAGTTCCTACTCATCCTGATTATTTCATGCTGCAGGttaaaaacactaatttgagttTTTAGCTAAGTCactgatgttcaatataaaagtTAATTCTTAATGCCTATGATACACTAGTTTTGACTTAACACAGAGGTCTGCATCAGGATGAGAGGTAAAATGATCAACCAAGGCACAAACAGGGGCAGATGAATAGGTGAAACATATGATAGGGTTTTTCACAAGAAACTGGATGGGAGTAGTCAAACAGGAACTTTTATCCAAAACaagataaaaaacaaaaaacaaaaacaaaaaacaaaaaaacaaaaacaaaaacaaaaacaaaaaagaaaaccgAACAAATACCTGTGGCCATATACTCAGGAGCTGCATATCCAAAGGTGCCCATGACCCTTGTGGAGACATGGCTTTTATCGCCCGTTGGACCATCCTTAGCCAACCCAAAATCAGAGAGCTTTGCATCATAGTTCTGTCAGTGTACAATAAAACAGATGTAAGAGATCAGCTAGTGCAGTTTAATTCTTCATGAAGCGAAAAATTGGACAATTGAAAATGCATGACATACCGAATCTAGCAAAACATTAGAAGTTTTGAAGTCTCGATATATCACTTTTGCTTTGTCACTATGGAGAAATGCAAGACCCTTTGCAGCACCAAGGGCAACCTTCATACGGAGGTTCCAAGACAGTGGTTGAAAGTAAGAATTCCCTGTTCCAACAACACTATGATTTCTCAATaacaagccaaaaacaaatattTGAAGTCATGGATAATATTTCTCCACAAGGAAAAGGGAGAAaataaaggggaaaaaaaaaagaaatgcatTAACAAAAAGGAAATTAAGAACTCACTCCTAAACAGATGATTCTCCAAGCTACCCCGCGGCATGAACAGGTATACCAAAAGCCGGTGATCATCCTCTAAGCAGTAACCAACCAGCTTCACAAGATTAGGATGATGCAGCTGCCCCAGATAATTAATTTCTGCCTATAATGCAAGATGAACTACATAATTAATGCATCATTCCAATCATTTGCAACAACTACCAAGAACAAGAATGATGAGGGATGTTTCAATGGCTTTAGGCTCAGtagatttgggaaaaaaaaaaagttattcgTATATCATTTGCTATTTCCAAAAAAAGAGttagtgttaaagcttgatatacatcattgacccacaacctaatagcttaaacttttagataaagtgataatctaacatgatatcagagctggttaccaggagctcctgggttctagtctcgttACCCGCATTTATtctgtggtatttaaaaatttattgtgtgtttatatttccacgtgctgtcaggctgcatgtgcaggggagtgttaaagcttgatatacattgttagttTACAACCTcacagtttaaacttttaggtaaagtagtaatctaataCTTAGTCTCTAAAAGTTGGAAAGAATACAAAGAAGGCCTGATCTGATACTCACCAACCATTCCTTGTGACCCTGAAGGCCTTCTTGATTAAGTCTCTTCACAGCAATAACCATGCCAGTTCCGGGTTTGGCAGCCATAAATGAATGCTCATCAATCCACCCCTTAAAGACACAACCGAAACCACCGGTCCCGAGAACACTATCTGGACGGAAGTTCCTAGTGGCTGTTTTAAGTTCATTAAAGGAAAAGCTCTTCAAATTTGATGACTGCAAGATCTCACCCTCGGTCCGAGGAATTGGAGGCACTGAGGCAGATGAGACCTTGCTACTTGAGACACTCGATTCCTTTCTG
This region of Malania oleifera isolate guangnan ecotype guangnan chromosome 10, ASM2987363v1, whole genome shotgun sequence genomic DNA includes:
- the LOC131165325 gene encoding receptor-like cytoplasmic kinase 176 isoform X1, which encodes MGACWSFRNKAERHFNLGVKSKYGSKNRKESSVSSSKVSSASVPPIPRTEGEILQSSNLKSFSFNELKTATRNFRPDSVLGTGGFGCVFKGWIDEHSFMAAKPGTGMVIAVKRLNQEGLQGHKEWLAEINYLGQLHHPNLVKLVGYCLEDDHRLLVYLFMPRGSLENHLFRRNSYFQPLSWNLRMKVALGAAKGLAFLHSDKAKVIYRDFKTSNVLLDSNYDAKLSDFGLAKDGPTGDKSHVSTRVMGTFGYAAPEYMATGHLTAKSDVYSFGVVLLEMLTGRRAVDKNRPAGEQNLVEWAKPLLTSKRKILTVIDSRIEGQYSLSGALRTAALAIQCLSKEPKFRPNMDEVVTALEKLQDTGNLKNEEVQSYPSNSSHSPKYPKRSADAGYIGGPVSSDPTPSASPLHM
- the LOC131165325 gene encoding receptor-like cytoplasmic kinase 176 isoform X2, producing MQADMRGNKPSVRSLCIHIRAISSSSQPAAAAAAAAAAAEAGQEQRASNIFLWGLAGVSETRLSVTLIWAEINYLGQLHHPNLVKLVGYCLEDDHRLLVYLFMPRGSLENHLFRRNSYFQPLSWNLRMKVALGAAKGLAFLHSDKAKVIYRDFKTSNVLLDSNYDAKLSDFGLAKDGPTGDKSHVSTRVMGTFGYAAPEYMATGHLTAKSDVYSFGVVLLEMLTGRRAVDKNRPAGEQNLVEWAKPLLTSKRKILTVIDSRIEGQYSLSGALRTAALAIQCLSKEPKFRPNMDEVVTALEKLQDTGNLKNEEVQSYPSNSSHSPKYPKRSADAGYIGGPVSSDPTPSASPLHM